A single region of the Deltaproteobacteria bacterium genome encodes:
- a CDS encoding IS4 family transposase has translation MLKPTTVQWLRSELKNTSLCRAELARELCRRDEWRNPQGELCAASARKGLPQLARDLGLPLPAPSRRTGGCARRSPQGVRQAFPAVQVRCSLQELGEVRLCRADTPEQRRHWSALLAAEHPLGRGLAPGCRLVYGIRARGLELGVLSWVAAPLRLAPRDQLLGWDERTRRHNIARLVSNDRFLIREGVQVRNLASHVLAQALRRLPEDWKARHGAVPVAVETCVGQPHKGTCYQAAGFEPVGKTAGYAWGVKRPRQRKQPQEAQLAPQSGPRPAAGPSRSQQAGSGSPLPEQGGQPALPAQPPLSPGPCPPPQPDGDANRMPAGECGRADSPDRGRRDTGCVPAAGLRADTAPGGGSAQQPRPCGPAQESRPGPEEVRADRKQVWMKGLTQKEEEWKAALQAQPRRVLGQFPPLEVDEDAPWSRREFERSDLPDRRLRERLLTMGGAWEHKPGQCLPDLFPSGALQQGAYRFLHNGRVGMEDVLQPHREAMAERCRQLPGTVLLVQDTTTLNHTGLKGCTAGLGALKERSNSSRGLHVHAAMAFTEGRRPLGVSGLEVWSRPLEKPPGEDGKESRRWFRGLEQGYELASACPERRIVVVGDRESDIFDLFRQHGERSGEGVELLVRVHLGRQRLVRVWDPGCRSLMIRPLRDQPDFMTQVRFERSFEVDSQGGRRARKRRTVETEVCIGAVEVQAPKERRQRGEEGIGAWLVHVRQTNAEPGEKPLEWWLTSTVGGPSESWARRIVGWYEARWGIEEFFRVLKSGMRIEDRRLRTADALKKCLVFDAVTAWQVFSLARYARDTADTPVEEVLTPDEREVIGTLVNKQQLLPPQERGRAPPRDIL, from the coding sequence CGGCCCGCAAGGGCTTGCCGCAACTGGCCCGGGATCTCGGTCTTCCCCTGCCGGCGCCCAGCCGCCGCACCGGAGGGTGTGCCCGCCGCTCGCCGCAAGGGGTCCGGCAGGCCTTCCCGGCCGTGCAGGTCCGGTGCTCGCTCCAGGAGCTGGGCGAGGTGCGCCTGTGCCGGGCCGACACGCCCGAGCAGCGCCGCCACTGGTCGGCCTTGCTGGCGGCGGAACATCCGCTGGGACGCGGGCTGGCCCCCGGCTGCCGACTGGTGTACGGCATCCGGGCCCGGGGTCTGGAGCTCGGCGTCCTCAGCTGGGTGGCGGCCCCGCTGCGGCTGGCCCCCCGCGACCAGCTGCTGGGCTGGGATGAGCGCACGCGGCGTCACAACATTGCCCGGCTGGTGTCCAACGACCGCTTTCTGATCCGCGAGGGCGTGCAGGTGAGGAATCTGGCCAGCCACGTCCTGGCGCAGGCGCTGCGCCGCCTGCCGGAGGACTGGAAGGCACGCCACGGGGCGGTTCCGGTGGCGGTGGAGACCTGTGTCGGCCAGCCGCACAAGGGCACCTGCTACCAGGCCGCCGGCTTTGAGCCGGTGGGGAAGACGGCCGGCTACGCTTGGGGCGTGAAGAGGCCCAGGCAGCGCAAGCAGCCGCAGGAAGCCCAGCTCGCGCCGCAGAGCGGGCCGCGACCGGCCGCAGGGCCGAGCCGTTCTCAGCAGGCGGGGAGCGGGAGCCCGCTGCCGGAGCAGGGAGGGCAGCCGGCTTTGCCGGCGCAGCCGCCGCTGTCGCCCGGGCCCTGCCCGCCCCCGCAGCCGGACGGGGATGCCAACAGGATGCCGGCAGGAGAGTGCGGGCGTGCGGACTCCCCGGACCGGGGCCGCCGGGACACGGGTTGTGTGCCGGCGGCGGGGTTGCGGGCGGACACTGCGCCAGGGGGTGGCTCAGCGCAGCAGCCCCGGCCCTGTGGGCCGGCGCAGGAGAGCCGGCCGGGGCCGGAGGAGGTCCGGGCCGACCGCAAGCAGGTCTGGATGAAGGGGCTGACGCAGAAGGAAGAGGAGTGGAAGGCGGCCCTGCAGGCGCAGCCCCGGCGGGTTCTGGGCCAGTTCCCCCCTCTGGAAGTGGACGAGGACGCTCCCTGGTCCCGGCGCGAGTTCGAGCGTTCGGACCTGCCCGACCGGCGCCTGCGGGAGCGGCTACTGACCATGGGCGGGGCCTGGGAGCACAAGCCGGGCCAGTGCCTGCCGGACCTGTTCCCCAGCGGCGCCTTGCAGCAGGGGGCCTACCGTTTCCTGCACAATGGCAGGGTCGGCATGGAGGATGTGCTTCAGCCCCATCGCGAAGCCATGGCGGAGCGCTGCCGGCAACTGCCGGGCACGGTGCTCCTGGTGCAGGACACGACCACGCTGAACCACACCGGGCTCAAGGGCTGCACAGCGGGCCTGGGGGCGCTCAAGGAGCGCAGCAACAGTTCGCGGGGCCTGCACGTGCATGCGGCGATGGCCTTCACCGAGGGCCGGCGACCGCTGGGAGTGAGCGGTCTGGAGGTGTGGTCGCGCCCGCTGGAGAAGCCGCCCGGGGAGGACGGGAAGGAAAGCCGGCGCTGGTTCCGGGGCCTGGAACAGGGGTATGAGCTCGCCAGCGCCTGTCCGGAGCGGCGGATCGTGGTGGTGGGCGACCGGGAGAGCGACATCTTCGACCTGTTCCGGCAGCACGGCGAACGCTCCGGGGAGGGCGTGGAGCTGCTGGTGCGGGTCCACCTGGGACGGCAGCGGCTGGTCAGAGTCTGGGATCCGGGCTGCAGGTCGCTGATGATCCGCCCCTTGCGGGACCAGCCGGACTTCATGACCCAGGTGCGCTTCGAGCGCAGCTTCGAGGTGGATTCACAGGGCGGCAGGCGGGCGCGCAAGCGCCGCACGGTCGAGACCGAGGTGTGCATTGGCGCGGTGGAGGTGCAGGCGCCGAAGGAGCGCAGGCAGCGGGGCGAAGAGGGCATCGGGGCCTGGCTGGTGCACGTGCGGCAGACGAATGCGGAGCCGGGGGAGAAGCCGCTGGAGTGGTGGCTCACCAGCACCGTGGGCGGGCCGAGCGAGAGTTGGGCGCGGCGCATCGTGGGCTGGTACGAGGCGCGCTGGGGCATCGAGGAGTTCTTCCGGGTGCTCAAGAGCGGGATGCGCATCGAGGACCGCAGGCTGCGGACGGCGGACGCGCTGAAGAAGTGCCTGGTGTTCGACGCCGTCACGGCCTGGCAGGTGTTTTCGCTGGCGCGCTATGCGCGCGACACAGCGGACACCCCGGTGGAGGAGGTGCTGACGCCGGACGAGCGCGAGGTGATCGGGACGCTGGTGAACAAGCAGCAGTTGCTGCCGCCGCAGGAGCGGGGCCGCGCCCCGCCCCGCGACATCCTGTAG